Within the Sulfurospirillum barnesii SES-3 genome, the region TTAGAATCCGTAGTCGCAATATCGGTATCACTGAATCTTTGGCAAGGGTTTGGATCATTTGTTAATGGTAACCCCATACCTAGGTAGTAAATGGAGATATTAATATCAAAAAGTGGGGTATTTGCATTGGGAAATTGTGCATTGATCGTATTTAAACAACCATTGCTTGCATTAATTTCATGTCCAGAAATCGCTAGTAGTGCGTATTCAGTAGCACTTTGGACTAACAGTTCGGCTTGTTCTC harbors:
- a CDS encoding type II secretion system protein produces the protein MRRGFSLITAIVFIVLIATLSALALSFSSLSVKQTSDTYLREQAELLVQSATEYALLAISGHEINASNGCLNTINAQFPNANTPLFDINISIYYLGMGLPLTNDPNPCQRFSDTDIATTDSNVTVIIDTIVSTANDISTEPIRLHRRTIQKP